DNA sequence from the Nitrospirae bacterium CG2_30_53_67 genome:
GGCATCGTGGCCGACTCGGACCCGGAGCGGGAATACCTTGAGACCCTGCACAAGGCCGACGCATTGCTTCAGGCATTGAAGGTGCTGGAAGATGAAGGCGGTCTCCCCGCTCACGGAGGATAAGAGAACCCTCTTGACATTCTGCTCTTTTAATGTACGCTGTTGTACAGAATGGAGGGGTTTCAGATGAAGACGATATCATTCACCGAATTTCGCAAAAATGCCTCAAGCCTTTTCTCTATCGTCGAGGATGGGGAGGTTATTGTTGTCTTGCGGCATGGTAAACCCATTGCTGAAATTGTACCGGTATCACCGAAGCATGGCATTCCGTCCTGGAAGAGACCGGGTTTAAGACTTTCAGTCAAGGGCGTAAAACTGTCTTCGGCCATTCTCGAGGAGCGCGAGCTTGAAGACGTTCTTTGATGCTTCAGCATTCGCAGTGAATAAAGTTCTTTTCTCAGTTTCATTTCTCTGATAGATTAACATACCAACTCAAAAAAATTCCGGTATGAAATCATGGCCAATAACGGGAAAATCCGCAAGAAAGATTCAGCAAGGCTGACGTGGGACAGCAAGCCGCGCCGTGCGCCGAATCCCAAGGATATAGAATTTCAAACCGCAGAGGTCGTGATTCCCAACCCGGTCCGCAGGGAAGAGCTCCCCTTGTCATTTAGAGACGGCATCATTGGTGAGGCTGAGATTGACAAGCAGAAGATGAACCGCCTGATATGGGGCGACAATTTGCTTGCCATGCAGGCCCTATTGTCGCAGGGTTATGAAGGCAAGATCAACCTCATCTACATTGACCCGCCTTTTGATTCAAAGGCAGACTACTCCCACAAAATGACCATCAACAACAACCCCACTTTAGAAAAGGGAGGCAAGGGGGGATTTGAACGGGGGGTTGAATTCGCCAAAGAACCCTCTGTCATTGAGCGCCTTGCATACAAAGACACATGGGCAGGAGGGACTGACTCATACCTTGATATGCTCTATCCGAGATTGCAGTTGATGAAAAGACTGCTGGCGGAGGATGGAAGTATTATTGTTCATTTAGATTATCATATAGTTCATTATGTCAAAATACTTTTAGATGAAATTTTCGGTAGAGGACTTGAAAAAGACGATATTGGATATCGAAATGAAATTATTTATTGTTATAGCGGTGGAGGAACCCCACCAACCGAATACCCGAGAAAACACGACAATATTCTTTGGTATTCCAAAGGT
Encoded proteins:
- a CDS encoding prevent-host-death protein; translation: MKTISFTEFRKNASSLFSIVEDGEVIVVLRHGKPIAEIVPVSPKHGIPSWKRPGLRLSVKGVKLSSAILEERELEDVL